A portion of the Trichoplusia ni isolate ovarian cell line Hi5 chromosome 12, tn1, whole genome shotgun sequence genome contains these proteins:
- the LOC113499183 gene encoding titin-like, with amino-acid sequence MNKKGKHKKGKVPNPSPSQDEKEVPSGDKIEELVIGDKKEDVPTVSDNVQIPEEKVESAPERVPEIVSENIKPAIETKDEDSPKKPKRNRGKKKKGKDDDFDDFEEISKEGDKEQPPEKSDVPEEDKPEDLLPITPTTRKKKNKKKNAEQKSEEPIPPEEEVQNLPSEIKQEEKEDAKQEFLKTESVEPEVKPAKKKKNKKKRNDSERSDKEEISCTSAFQKILDDKDETVEPKVEEKGQDNIISLEATQPEVSKLEIKSDQPTPAKLEEQDKEAPMLDGKGKKKNKKDKKQTQKPEESPKIDKPIAEHTLPSVDVEKPQQEITPQSIQEIAVAAQEDMPKETALTEAPKPLDKESPKPKAKIAKPVEKKRKGKQEMQEPLLPETSISELIPETMKIEEVPSRAPIIERTEQEVPVQEKDVKIEAETPLPDITDIPLLPPDEDEKLIAQEFELLAEKAMGKKRKKASKMPKSLDIQEQKSPDIKQSDVKEDVLKEPLPVISEILTPQAEQLGFNIVSEKCERPTTPIPKVEAKEIIKPPEQAEFQGKVLLTPENVAEEKEFTKEDTQKTDDKQKTDKGKKRKKSPKPPKRTDTQIEELSVSPKPEEVLKETSTPEETTQQSLSESIDASNITKMYDIEISSIKPGEPELTPSDAVPDITYPRATSQQLIDPNNNTVIREIFPVQPVTLGSILTPDIKAPANIDSSIKSPETAKSTEASPPREEKTDLKSKMMEVNQDMEELRLSIERSLAELTSIEKSEDTLEKQFEATKQQSERISNILFDTPPVSSVCQDVDKKTDTKESSIIPLGVAEITPAPEETSKPAMATLQQIMAEEKKTAADQSKKSSKKQKKHEVKADKKPDNLFIPFIDEPPVEPTAIVKEKSVEPQPVDTSFTAKKTLTEEQKIIERPKSPIPLPAPEIKPSAVATPENVKDDEKELKAKEQIIESPADVPPVCPARKDQKGKNKKKKGKQETPMTATPQSSSTSSTSTTTQSQTTQEPKKEEKTESKTENKSDNQNKGETKQKGKQQSGGLDSTTQEDIHSDYEPIENFEDALTSSVDDVNKTFEIIVKESQEQNNPKINIIAPDEEKKTVSPPKNLLSHHDIPVPSNRRDYKKEKDKIPNEITAKVKIKDSVEVERKQSKNTQTNNKMKDFSKDYKINDNDDFVYKYSFRKVFLQSACHVCKKALSGCRVPCSFCNLLFYCSNKHKDEDWPQHQALCFAVSTIVHLKDQKHIYADAKNLTGHDYRLIRMQMIVSCEKVLKRRLVPWEQEALLYPRVCAHVPCREWRQNKLSDCQECGQMSYCSDNADHFPNTHARWCKSYSLYEKLVSYQQTQGRLEPKLPTRVLKEPQQIPEKINEVLASMYEEKIDMNDIQYAALTQLATAPLTAAYCYQLCKNKLGTLSNGVFKSNSFTIHVVGAELQFEADALNKWEVFFLHLRPDLQELRVVLINYNLNPSNLPLELLGKIKLCENCRQNKRRVVFSFQDKRTYAEYKASEDFSHPDIVCAFNPSIQRSSVYNGKDPWPSTINVVLKLKIPFIITGYTITELHKDCIRIKECSESGYNFIAEPKYNNFASVRPDRNFISDDEMPLLFKNYCFAVISG; translated from the exons ATGAATAAAAAGGGGAAACATAAAAAAGGGAAAGTTCCTAATCCGAGTCCTTCGCAGGATGAGAAAGAGGTGCCTAGTGGGGATAAAATTGAGGAGTTGGTGATTGGTGATAAAAAAGAAGATGTGCCGACTGTTAGTGATAATGTCCAAATCCCGGAAGAAAAAGTTGAAAGTGCCCCCGAGAGAGTGCCGGAAATTGTGAGTGAAAATATCAAACCCGCTATCGAAACGAAGGATGAAGATTCACCGAAAAAACCTAAACGGAACAGAGGTAAGAAGAAAAAAGGCAAAGATGACGACTTCGATGATTTCGAAGAAATATCCAAAGAAGGTGATAAAGAGCAACCTCCGGAGAAATCTGATGTTCCAGAAGAAGACAAACCAGAAGATTTACTTCCAATAACACCGACAACTcgtaaaaagaagaataaaaagaaaaatgcagAACAGAAATCTGAAGAACCTATTCCGCCCGAAGAAGAAGTTCAAAATCTTCCTTCTGAAATTAAACAAGAAGAGAAAGAAGATGCTAAACAGGAGTTTCTAAAAACAGAATCAGTAGAGCCAGAAGTAAAACCAgcgaaaaagaagaaaaacaaaaagaagcGTAACGATTCAGAACGGTCTGACAAAGAAGAAATTTCATGTACTTCTGCTTTCCAGAAGATTCTGGACGATAAAGACGAAACTGTAGAACCCAAAGTAGAAGAAAAAGGTCaggataatattatttcattggaAGCTACGCAGCCAGAAGTGAGTAAATTAGAGATAAAATCTGATCAACCAACACCTGCTAAGCTTGAAGAGCAGGACAAAGAAGCACCTATGCTGGACGGCAAAGGTAAAAAGAAGAAcaagaaagataaaaaacaaactcaaaagCCCGAAGAAAGCCCGAAGATAGATAAACCTATTGCAGAACATACTTTACCATCAGTAGATGTAGAAAAACCCCAACAAGAAATAACTCCACAATCAATACAAGAAATTGCTGTGGCTGCTCAAGAAGATATGCCTAAAGAAACTGCCTTAACAGAAGCACCTAAACCACTTGACAAAGAGAGTCCAAAGCCTAAAGCGAAAATTGCAAAGCCTGTAGAAAAGAAGCGTAAGGGAAAACAAGAAATGCAAGAACCTTTGTTGCCAGAAACAAGTATTTCCGAACTTATTCCAGAAACAATGAAAATTGAAGAAGTACCGAGTCGAGCGCCAATAATTGAACGAACTGAACAAGAAGTGCCTGTACAAGAGAAAGATGTGAAAATTGAGGCTGAGACGCCGTTGCCCGATATTACAGATATTCCTTTACTACCCCCTGATGAAGATGAAAAACTAATTGCTCAAGAGTTCGAGTTGCTCGCAGAGAAAGCAATgggtaaaaaaaggaaaaaggcTTCTAAAATGCCAAAATCACTTGATATACAAGAACAAAAGAGTCCAGACATTAAACAATCAGATGTAAAAGAAGATGTTTTGAAGGAGCCATTACCTGTTATCAGTGAAATATTAACACCGCAAGCGGAACAACTAGGTTTTAATATTGTGAGTGAAAAATGTGAAAGACCAACAACGCCGATACCAAAGGTTGAAgcaaaagaaattattaaacctCCTGAACAAGCTGAATTTCAAGGAAAAGTATTGTTAACCCCTGAAAATGTAGCTGAAGAAAAGGAATTCACCAAAGAAGATACACAAAAGACTGATGATAAACAGAAGACTGATAAAggaaaaaaacgaaaaaaatctcCTAAGCCTCCAAAAAGGACAGATACGCAAATTGAAGAGTTGTCTGTCTCTCCAAAACCTGAAGAAGTTCTTAAAGAAACTAGTACACCCGAGGAAACTACCCAACAAAGTTTGTCAGAAAGTATTGACGCTTCTAATATAACAAAGATGTATGATATAGAAATCAGTAGCATCAAACCAGGTGAGCCTGAATTAACCCCATCCGATGCAGTCCCAGATATAACTTATCCACGTGCTACAAGTCAACAGCTAATCGATCCTAACAACAACACTGTTATAAGGGAAATATTTCCAGTACAGCCAGTGACGCTAGGATCCATACTCACACCTGACATTAAAGCACCTGCTAATATTGATTCGAGTATTAAGTCCCCTGAAACAGCAAAATCCACGGAGGCTTCACCCCCGAGAGAAGAGAAAACAGATCTGAAATCAAAGATGATGGAAGTTAATCAAGATATGGAGGAATTAAGACTATCTATAGAAAGGTCTTTAGCTGAACTAACATCGATAGAGAAAAGCGAGGATACTcttgaaaaacaatttgaagCAACCAAACAACAATCAGAAcgaatttctaatattttatttgacacacCGCCAGTGTCCAGTGTTTGTCAAGATGTCGATAAAAAGACTGATACTAAAGAAAGTTCCATTATACCATTAGGAGTGGCTGAAATTACACCAGCACCCGAAGAAACGAGTAAACCGGCCATGGCTACATTACAACAGATTATGGCCGAAGAAAAAAAGACTGCGGCAGATCAAAGCAAAAAGTCATCAAAGAAGCAGAAAAAACACGAAGTAAAAGCGGATAAAAAGCCAGACAATTTGTTTATACCTTTTATTGATGAACCACCAGTGGAACCTACGGCTATAGTAAAAGAAAAGTCTGTAGAACCTCAGCCAGTTGATACTTCATTTACTGCTAAAAAAACTTTGACTGAAGAACAAAAGATTATCGAAAGACCCAAAAGTCCCATTCCATTACCAGCACCGGAAATAAAGCCATCTGCAGTAGCGACACCTGAAAACGTTAAGGACGATGAAAAAGAATTAAAAGCAAAAGAGCAAATTATAGAATCACCAGCAGACGTACCCCCAGTGTGTCCTGCAAGGAAAGATCAGAAAGGGAAAAATAAGAAGAAGAAAGGCAAGCAAGAAACTCCAATGACGGCCACACCACAGAGTAGCAGCACATCAAGTACATCAACAACTACACAATCTCAGACAACACAAGAGCCAAAGAAGGAAGAAAAGACTGAGtccaaaactgaaaataaaagtgataatCAAAACAAAggtgaaacaaaacaaaagggAAAACAACAGTCAGGTGGCTTAGATTCTACAACCCAAGAAGACATTCATTCAGACTATGAACCGATTGAAAATTTTGAAGATGCCCTAACGTCAAGCGTTGATGACGTAAACAAAACCTTTGAAATCATAGTCAAGGAATCTCAGGAACAAAATAAcccaaaaattaacataatagcACCggatgaagaaaaaaaaactgtttcgcCGCCAAAAAACTTGCTAAGTCACCACGATATTCCTGTACCATCGAATAGAAGGGATtacaaaaaggaaaaagataaaataccaAATGAAATCACTGCCAAAGTAAAGATAAAAGATTCTGTGGAAGTTGAAAGGAAACAGTCCAAGAATACCCAGacgaacaataaaatgaaagacTTTAGTAAGGATTATAAGattaatgataatgatgattttgTTTACAAGTATAGTTTTAGGAAAGTTTTTCTTCAGAGCGCTTGTCATGTTTGTAAGAAGGCTTTGAGTGGATGTCGCGTTCCTTGTAGTTTTTGCAACTTGCTGTTCTACTGCAGTAATAAGCATAAGGATGAAGATTGGCCGCAGCATCAGGCGTTGTGCTTCGCTGTCTCAACCATCGTTCACCTGAAGG ATCAAAAACACATCTACGCCGACGCAAAGAACCTGACCGGGCATGACTACCGTCTGATCAGGATGCAGATGATAGTTTCATGTGAGAAGGTGCTGAAGCGAAGGTTGGTGCCGTGGGAGCAGGAGGCCCTACTATACCCGAGGGTCTGCGCCCACGTGCCTTGCAGGGAGTGGAGGCAGAACAAGCTGAGCGACTGCCAGGAGTGCGGACAG ATGTCGTATTGCTCGGACAACGCTGACCACTTTCCCAACACTCACGCCCGCTGGTGCAAGTCCTACTCCCTGTATGAGAAGCTGGTGAGCTACCAGCAGACCCAGGGCCGGTTGGAGCCGAAGCTCCCCACCAGAGTTTTGAAGGAACCGCAGCAAATCCCGGAGAAGATTAATGAGGTCCTCGCGTCCATGTATGAGGAGAAAATTG ATATGAATGACATCCAATACGCAGCCCTCACACAGCTGGCCACTGCGCCGCTGACAGCCGCGTATTGCTATCAACTGTGTAAGAACAAGCTTGGGACTCTCTCTAACGGCGTGTTTAAG TCGAACTCCTTCACTATCCACGTGGTGGGTGCTGAGCTGCAGTTCGAAGCCGACGCCCTCAACAAGTGGGAAGTCTTCTTCCTCCACCTTAGACCAGACCTACAGGAGCTGAGGGTCGTGCTCATCAACTATAACTTGAACCCTTCGAACTTACCATTGGAATTGTTGGGGAAGATCAA GTTGTGTGAGAACTGTCGTCAGAACAAGCGCCGCGTTGTCTTCAGCTTCCAAGACAAGAGGACGTATGCCGAGTACAAGGCTAGCGAGGACTTCTCCCATCCTGATATTG TATGTGCCTTCAACCCCAGCATCCAAAGATCCTCAGTGTACAACGGAAAGGATCCCTGGCCTTCAACTATCAACGTCGTCCTCAAACTGAAGATTCCCTTCATCATCACCGGATACACCATCACCGAGCTTCACAAAGACTGCATCAGGATCAAGGAGTGTTCCGAATCTGGTTACAACTTCATCGCCGAGCCCAAGTACAACAATTTCGCCAGCGTCAGGCCCGATAGGAACTTTATCTCTGATGATGAGATGCCTTTACTCTTCAAGAACTACTGTTTTGCCGTCATTAGCGGTTGA